Within the Defluviitalea raffinosedens genome, the region ACATAGAATTTAAAGTTTCTAAAATTGATGCAAAAAGAAAAAGAGTAGTAGGCGACCATAAGCAAATTTATATGGAAGAATTTAAAAAGAAAAAAGAAGAAATATTCAATTCGCTTGAAGTGGGACAAAAGGTAGAAGGAACTGTAAGAAATATTACGAACTTTGGTGCGTTTATTGATTTAGGTGGAATAGATGGTCTGATCCATATTTCACAAATGTCCTGGAAGAAAATTCAACATCCTGAAGAAGTTCTTAAGGTAGGTCAGGAAGTAGAAGCAACTGTATTGAAAATTGATAAAGATAAGGAAAAAATATCTTTGACATTAAAAGATGAAAAAAGCAATCCTTGGTTTAAAATAGAAGAAAAATATCCCGTTGGTTCTATTGTTAAAGGTAAAGTTGTTCGAATGGTGCCCTTTGGTGCTTTTGTTGAATTGGAACCCGGAGTAGATGGATTGGTTCACATTTCTCAAATTGCTAATAAACATGTGGTTAAGCCTGAAGATGAGCTTAAATTGGGAGAAGTTATTGACGTAAAAGTTCTTGAGATCAATAAGGATGAGAAGAAGATTAGCTTAAGCAAAAAGCAGGCGGAAGTTCAGCAAGCAGAGGTTCAGCCAGAAGAAACTAATGTTTCAGAAGAGTAGTATATTTTGATAGTTATTTTCTTATCCCTTAGTGATGATATTTTAAGTTTAGGGGAGATTTTTCATGATTAAGACATATGAAGATTTTAAAAAAGAGATATTACGGATGTCAGGAATTGATTTGAATAGTTATAAAGAGAGACAAATGAAACGCCGGATAGATGCTTTGATCAAAAAAAATAATTATAACGATTATGAGCCTTATGTTATGGCTTTAAAAACCAATAAAGAACTTTATAATGAGTTTATTAATTATTTGACGATTAATGTTTCGGAATTTTTTCGGAATCCTCCACAATGGGAAGTGTTGGAAAAAGAAGTGATTCCTTATTTATTGAAGAGATCCTCTTCTTTAAAGATATGGAGTGCGGCTTGTTCAACAGGAGATGAACCATATTCTTTAGCCATGCTTCTGACTAAATTCTTTCCTTTATCTAAGATTAGAATATTGGCTACCGATATCGACAGACAAGTATTAGAAAAAGCACGAATGGGCTTATATAACAAAAAAAGTATCGAAGGTGTTCCTAAAGAGTTTTTATCAAAATATTTTGAGAAAACAGGTGAATCTTATAAGATTTCTGATGAATTAAAACGATGTATCGATTTTAGACAGCACAATTTATTAAAAGATCCTTATCCGGATCAATGTGATTTAATTATATGCAGAAATGTACTGATTTATTTTACAGAAGAGGCAAAGGATGAAATTTATAAGAAGTTTAATAAATCTTTAAAAACTGGTGGCGTATTATTTGTAGGAAGCACTGAGCAAATAATATTGTCTCATAAATATGCTTTAACCCCAATTAAAACATTTTTTTATAAAAAGGAAGCAGATTTATAACTTAGGTGATTCTTTTTAGCATAAGCAGCAATAAAAAAGGATGGGTGACCCCATCCTTTTTTATTGCTGCTTATGTTTCTTATCTGTTTTAAATGTCATTAGTTCCTGTGCGGATTCCGTATCCAATAATAAATCTTTTGGATTATTGGTATGATTCTGTTTATCCTGATTTCTTGAAGTATGGGTAGGATCCGGATTCTTTGATTTAACTTTAGACATTATCTTACCTCCTATATTGATTTAAGTATATTATTTCCTCATTTTACACAGGAATATGTACGATGATAGAACATGTCGTTAACAG harbors:
- a CDS encoding CheR family methyltransferase gives rise to the protein MIKTYEDFKKEILRMSGIDLNSYKERQMKRRIDALIKKNNYNDYEPYVMALKTNKELYNEFINYLTINVSEFFRNPPQWEVLEKEVIPYLLKRSSSLKIWSAACSTGDEPYSLAMLLTKFFPLSKIRILATDIDRQVLEKARMGLYNKKSIEGVPKEFLSKYFEKTGESYKISDELKRCIDFRQHNLLKDPYPDQCDLIICRNVLIYFTEEAKDEIYKKFNKSLKTGGVLFVGSTEQIILSHKYALTPIKTFFYKKEADL